From Jeotgalibaca dankookensis, one genomic window encodes:
- the rnpM gene encoding RNase P modulator RnpM, with translation MMKKKVPMRRCIVSNEMKPKKEMIRIVKTPKGELAIDPTGKKNGRGAYISMEPTLVEKAKKQHLLDRQFGMTVSDDFYGELYEYVDHQKARSLL, from the coding sequence TTGATGAAGAAGAAAGTTCCAATGCGCCGTTGCATTGTATCGAATGAGATGAAACCAAAGAAAGAAATGATTCGAATCGTTAAAACACCAAAAGGAGAGTTAGCAATCGATCCAACTGGTAAAAAGAACGGTCGTGGTGCTTATATCTCCATGGAGCCTACATTAGTCGAAAAGGCTAAAAAGCAACATTTGTTAGATCGTCAATTTGGAATGACTGTTAGTGATGATTTTTATGGTGAACTTTATGAATACGTCGACCATCAAAAAGCTAGGAGTTTACTATAA
- the rbfA gene encoding 30S ribosome-binding factor RbfA, producing the protein MAKYRSERIKQQILREVNDILLKEVKDPRVQNITLTDVEITGDLQIATLYYSSLNELASERESVQKGLDKATGLIRSELGSRLSLYRTPEVIFKRDESIDYGNKIEELIRQVKNEDLE; encoded by the coding sequence ATGGCAAAATATAGATCAGAAAGAATCAAACAACAAATCTTGCGTGAGGTAAATGATATTTTACTCAAAGAAGTGAAAGATCCACGGGTTCAAAATATTACCTTAACAGATGTGGAAATAACAGGTGATCTTCAGATTGCGACACTTTATTATAGTTCATTAAATGAACTTGCAAGTGAACGCGAATCCGTTCAAAAAGGATTAGACAAGGCAACAGGTCTCATTCGTAGTGAATTAGGTTCTCGTTTATCGCTTTATCGAACACCAGAAGTTATTTTTAAACGCGATGAGTCTATTGATTATGGAAACAAAATCGAAGAGCTCATTCGACAAGTTAAAAATGAAGATTTAGAGTAG
- the rimP gene encoding ribosome maturation factor RimP — translation MSRVVEIVEELVTPIVESRHFELVDIEFLKEGKNWFLRVYIDKPGGIDIEECAWVSEQLSEKMDAIEPDPIPQAYFLEVSSPGAERPLKTEKDLQEAIGSYVHFSFYQNFEGEKFYEGTLLSVTDETVRLEVKIKTRTKIIEIPRKIIAKARLAIKF, via the coding sequence GTGAGTCGAGTAGTTGAGATTGTAGAAGAATTGGTCACACCAATTGTTGAGAGTCGTCATTTTGAATTAGTTGATATAGAGTTTTTAAAAGAAGGTAAGAATTGGTTTTTGCGTGTCTATATTGATAAACCAGGTGGGATTGATATTGAAGAGTGTGCTTGGGTGAGTGAGCAACTCAGTGAGAAAATGGACGCGATTGAACCGGATCCAATTCCGCAAGCATATTTTTTAGAAGTATCCTCACCTGGAGCTGAACGGCCATTAAAAACAGAAAAAGACTTGCAAGAGGCGATTGGAAGCTACGTGCATTTTTCATTTTACCAAAATTTTGAAGGTGAAAAATTTTATGAAGGAACACTTCTTTCAGTGACAGACGAAACTGTAAGATTAGAAGTAAAAATTAAAACACGTACAAAAATTATTGAAATACCACGAAAAATAATTGCAAAAGCGAGACTGGCAATTAAATTTTAA
- a CDS encoding L7Ae/L30e/S12e/Gadd45 family ribosomal protein, with protein MTPEDKQMNLLGLALRAGKLITGEDLTIKAIQNGKAKLVVVATTASDNTREKLTNKCLYYNVPLEIAFTSDEISSAIGKSRSICAFTDKGFANSYLKLKGTNTMK; from the coding sequence ATGACACCAGAAGACAAACAGATGAACTTGCTTGGTTTGGCACTACGAGCAGGTAAACTTATTACGGGTGAAGATTTAACTATAAAAGCTATTCAAAATGGAAAAGCTAAATTAGTTGTTGTGGCGACAACAGCGAGTGATAATACACGTGAAAAGTTAACAAATAAATGTCTATACTACAATGTTCCGCTTGAGATTGCTTTTACCTCTGACGAGATAAGCTCTGCCATTGGGAAAAGCCGTTCAATTTGTGCTTTTACAGATAAAGGCTTTGCGAACAGTTATCTTAAACTGAAAGGAACGAATACTATGAAATAA
- the infB gene encoding translation initiation factor IF-2, which produces MGKKRVYEYAREHNMLSKDVIEKANEAGLNFKSHMSIMGDEDIKNMDKVIKGKSEAPASSKNKSQTNNTSKPKTATSGPAASSTAKPAAKTNKPSPTPSQGGNRNKSKGGFNKRNNRNKKRRTNSAPKAPVPQRKFRELPEVFVYTDGMNIQEVAKKLHREPAEIIKKLFMMGVVATQNQPLDSETLELIAADYGIKAEEKVQVDISDLSVYFEEEDNEEAMVTRPPVVTIMGHVDHGKTTLLDSLRNTKVSLSEAGGITQHIGAYQIKINDQPITFLDTPGHAAFTVMRARGADVTDITIIVVAADDGVMPQTIEAINHAKAADVPIIVAVNKIDKPTANPDRVMQELSEHGLISEAWGGDTIFVNISAKFGQGIDELLEMILLVSEVQELKANPDRMAIGSVIEARLDKTKGPISTILVQQGTLKIGDPIVVGSTFGRVRAMINDQGRRVKTAGPSMPVEITGLNEAPQAGDRFVVFEDEKTARSVGEERMKRAQQESRSKQNRVTIDNLFSSLSEGELKEVGVIIKADVQGSVEALSGSLQKIEVEGVRVRIIHAAAGAITESDVTLAAASNAIIIGFNVRPTPQAKIQAEFEEVDIRLHRIIYNAIDEIETAMKGMLEPEYEEKVTGQVQIRETFKVTKVGTIGGGFVTDGVIKRSSQVRVIRDNIVIHDGELASLKRFKDDVREVKNGFECGLMIENFNDIEVDDVIEAYEMVEIARK; this is translated from the coding sequence ATGGGTAAAAAAAGAGTCTATGAGTATGCTAGAGAACATAACATGTTAAGTAAGGATGTTATCGAAAAAGCTAATGAAGCAGGACTAAACTTTAAAAGCCATATGTCAATAATGGGAGATGAGGATATTAAAAATATGGATAAAGTTATAAAAGGTAAGAGCGAGGCACCTGCTTCGTCAAAAAATAAATCGCAAACAAATAATACAAGCAAACCAAAAACTGCAACAAGTGGGCCAGCAGCAAGTTCAACAGCTAAACCAGCAGCAAAAACAAATAAACCAAGCCCAACACCTTCACAAGGTGGTAACCGCAACAAAAGTAAAGGTGGCTTCAATAAACGTAATAATCGAAATAAAAAACGTAGAACCAACAGTGCACCAAAAGCACCGGTTCCACAAAGAAAGTTCCGTGAGTTACCAGAAGTATTTGTCTATACAGATGGAATGAATATTCAAGAAGTTGCAAAGAAATTACACCGTGAACCAGCAGAAATTATCAAAAAGTTGTTCATGATGGGCGTGGTTGCAACTCAAAACCAACCGCTTGATTCTGAAACACTAGAACTTATTGCAGCTGATTATGGTATTAAAGCAGAAGAAAAGGTACAAGTTGACATCTCTGATTTATCTGTATACTTTGAAGAAGAAGATAATGAAGAAGCAATGGTCACTCGTCCACCCGTTGTTACTATTATGGGACACGTTGACCACGGTAAAACAACTCTACTGGATTCTTTAAGAAATACCAAAGTTAGTTTGAGTGAAGCGGGCGGAATTACACAGCATATTGGTGCCTACCAAATTAAAATTAACGATCAACCTATAACCTTCTTGGATACTCCAGGTCATGCGGCCTTTACCGTTATGCGTGCACGTGGAGCAGATGTTACAGATATTACAATTATTGTTGTTGCAGCTGATGATGGTGTTATGCCACAAACTATTGAAGCTATTAACCATGCAAAAGCAGCCGATGTTCCTATCATCGTAGCTGTCAATAAGATTGATAAACCAACTGCCAACCCTGATCGTGTTATGCAAGAACTAAGTGAGCATGGCTTGATTTCAGAAGCATGGGGTGGCGATACCATTTTTGTGAACATCTCTGCTAAATTTGGACAAGGTATCGATGAGTTGCTAGAGATGATTTTACTTGTTTCAGAAGTTCAAGAGTTAAAAGCAAATCCAGACCGTATGGCAATCGGATCTGTTATTGAAGCACGATTAGATAAAACAAAAGGGCCAATTTCTACTATTCTTGTTCAACAAGGAACGCTTAAAATTGGAGATCCTATTGTTGTTGGAAGTACCTTTGGACGTGTTAGAGCGATGATTAATGACCAAGGTCGCCGTGTTAAAACAGCCGGTCCATCGATGCCAGTAGAAATTACTGGTTTAAACGAAGCTCCACAAGCTGGAGACCGATTCGTTGTTTTTGAAGACGAAAAAACAGCCCGTTCAGTTGGGGAAGAACGTATGAAACGTGCACAACAAGAGTCACGTTCGAAACAAAATCGTGTTACAATCGATAACCTATTCTCTAGTTTGAGTGAAGGAGAACTAAAAGAAGTCGGCGTGATTATTAAAGCAGACGTTCAAGGTTCGGTTGAAGCTCTTTCAGGTAGTTTGCAAAAGATTGAGGTTGAAGGCGTACGTGTGCGTATCATTCATGCAGCCGCAGGTGCAATCACTGAAAGTGATGTAACGCTTGCAGCCGCAAGTAATGCCATCATAATCGGATTTAACGTTCGTCCAACGCCACAAGCGAAAATTCAAGCTGAATTTGAAGAAGTCGATATTCGTTTACACCGCATTATTTATAATGCAATCGACGAAATTGAAACAGCTATGAAGGGTATGCTTGAACCAGAATACGAAGAGAAAGTAACCGGTCAAGTTCAAATTCGTGAAACCTTTAAAGTTACGAAAGTAGGTACTATTGGCGGTGGCTTTGTAACTGACGGCGTTATTAAGCGTTCAAGTCAAGTTCGAGTGATTCGCGATAATATTGTAATTCATGATGGTGAATTGGCAAGTTTGAAACGATTTAAAGATGATGTGCGCGAAGTGAAGAACGGGTTTGAATGTGGTTTGATGATTGAAAACTTCAACGATATCGAAGTTGATGATGTGATTGAAGCTTACGAAATGGTTGAAATCGCTAGAAAATAG
- a CDS encoding PD-(D/E)XK nuclease family protein, with amino-acid sequence MTLQFIMGPQTADKRTVYINDINKIMTENPNAKVFIIVPEHAKFDGEVTILQDLWQSSPLANESFMGSINLQVFSFSRLAWYFLKDEEVFHKKQLSDAGMAMMLRKILLNHKEELIIFRKEIDKEGFIQQLINLFKELLAGNITIKDLEQTINKDLKTPELLDQRVKLSELLTLYRLFMNEIEKNDFIQYEMIQEALAQSIYQQDMQDVYLYIDGYYHFTAREIQIIMAFLERAEKVSIVLDLDKPYIDKLPEMQELFYVAGKTYHTLYQLARKNQVRILQDIRLPVQENGYTEGLRQLDTYWRDTNSAVRSKDPNTEKNSQIKEVMEIWSCETKQAEIFHVANSINRLVTESGYRYKDFLIVARRVEDYETILKPLFTRAQLPVFYDKADEMKHHPFTDFIDSLFKIRMNYWRYPDIMRLLRTELLLPTYYPGESGSMYQHIQNFRNKVDQTENIILAYGFEGNAWFNQNDWQQYVFSEEEIDLVNAETDAFEDSNVIKNFLQATLLPFYKKLSRAKTGRDAAILLYEFLTDYAIDQQILHWRDRAIEEDNLEQARQHEQLWQTFNMLLDEYVETLGDERFDEKTFYTILMTGFESATYSIVPPTLDEVIFSSMEGARFKPAKIVYVIGASQENLPQLYENKTLLTEEERQFIQTNIGDDSSKYLNLNISESTASEPYIAYQTFLSGSERLFVTYPLSIDGNNRINQISPYVARIAKDLNISVQYRAANVTDARVPLNFAGNKEQNVGQLVQLLREQLTTNKKMPFLWRQILTYLAKDKSIQPVLTVVFSSLKYKNTPVQLTAEIAEKLYGKDLYLSVSQLESYYLDAYSHYLKYGLQLKERQKYELSNAATGEFYHEALEFIVRELRGKGKLSISQVQAITTAILKELFGIYKYEILSSSNRMKFIQDQLAETIQHMSQVITSQGRLTTFENLRTEATFGLSQATDQLEGLTFPLKQGRSINIRGKIDRIDRIKSKDKQFLTILDYKSSQHRFDFNDAYYGLAMQMITYLDVAMVNASKLVKGQALPAGAFYLHVQHPYLKVQEQPTVEELEDFLLSNNKLKGLLVADKEITESVDPSVTEGEASLVLPFRYNKSGEFGKVADLIQTDELDLLIKNNRRRIVQAGNRILSGDLRMNPIKGKAFIPTVQGPYRAISQFDSTLNENRYRRIERLDKEAVIELLRFEFAEEDNDEEKERGE; translated from the coding sequence TTGACACTGCAGTTTATTATGGGTCCACAAACAGCTGATAAACGTACTGTTTATATAAATGATATTAACAAAATAATGACAGAAAATCCCAATGCAAAAGTATTTATTATTGTTCCAGAACATGCAAAGTTTGATGGCGAAGTAACTATACTACAAGATTTATGGCAAAGCTCGCCATTAGCTAATGAGTCTTTTATGGGATCAATTAACCTACAAGTGTTCAGTTTTAGTCGGCTTGCTTGGTACTTCTTAAAAGATGAAGAAGTTTTTCATAAGAAACAATTGAGTGATGCCGGAATGGCTATGATGTTGCGAAAGATATTATTAAACCATAAAGAAGAGCTTATTATATTTCGGAAAGAAATCGATAAAGAAGGATTTATACAACAATTGATTAATCTCTTTAAAGAGTTATTAGCTGGAAATATCACCATAAAAGATTTAGAACAAACGATTAATAAAGATTTAAAAACACCGGAACTATTAGACCAGCGCGTTAAACTTTCTGAATTACTTACTCTATATCGCTTATTTATGAATGAAATTGAAAAAAATGATTTTATACAGTATGAAATGATCCAAGAAGCACTTGCTCAAAGCATTTATCAACAAGATATGCAAGATGTCTATCTCTACATCGATGGCTATTACCATTTTACTGCCCGTGAGATTCAAATTATTATGGCTTTTTTAGAGCGGGCTGAAAAAGTAAGTATCGTTTTAGACTTGGATAAACCTTATATTGATAAACTTCCAGAGATGCAAGAATTGTTTTATGTGGCTGGAAAAACTTATCATACTCTTTATCAATTAGCGCGAAAAAACCAAGTTAGAATTCTTCAAGATATCCGTCTACCCGTTCAAGAAAATGGTTATACAGAAGGTTTAAGGCAACTTGATACTTATTGGAGAGACACGAATTCAGCAGTACGTTCAAAAGATCCTAATACTGAAAAAAATAGTCAGATTAAGGAAGTAATGGAAATTTGGTCGTGCGAAACCAAGCAGGCAGAAATTTTTCATGTTGCCAATAGTATTAACCGTTTAGTAACGGAATCTGGTTATCGCTATAAGGATTTTCTTATTGTAGCAAGACGAGTAGAGGACTATGAAACGATTCTAAAACCCCTCTTTACACGTGCGCAATTGCCCGTTTTTTATGATAAAGCAGATGAAATGAAGCACCATCCCTTTACCGATTTTATTGACAGTTTGTTTAAAATACGCATGAACTACTGGCGCTATCCCGACATAATGCGTCTTTTGAGGACAGAATTGTTGTTGCCGACTTATTATCCAGGTGAATCAGGTAGCATGTATCAGCATATCCAAAATTTTAGGAATAAGGTTGACCAAACTGAAAATATTATATTGGCATATGGATTTGAAGGAAACGCTTGGTTTAATCAGAATGATTGGCAACAATATGTGTTTAGTGAAGAAGAAATAGACTTAGTAAATGCGGAAACGGATGCTTTTGAAGATTCAAACGTGATAAAAAACTTTCTACAAGCAACCTTATTGCCCTTTTATAAAAAACTATCTCGTGCTAAAACAGGCCGTGATGCAGCTATTTTGCTATATGAATTTTTAACGGATTATGCGATTGACCAACAGATTTTACATTGGCGGGATCGTGCGATTGAAGAAGATAATTTAGAGCAAGCCCGTCAACATGAACAACTCTGGCAAACATTTAACATGCTTCTAGATGAGTACGTTGAAACACTAGGAGACGAACGCTTTGATGAAAAAACGTTCTACACGATTTTAATGACTGGTTTTGAATCTGCTACCTATAGCATTGTGCCACCTACTCTAGACGAAGTAATTTTCTCGAGTATGGAAGGCGCTCGTTTTAAACCGGCTAAAATTGTTTATGTTATTGGCGCAAGCCAGGAGAATTTGCCACAACTCTATGAAAATAAGACCTTATTAACGGAAGAAGAACGCCAATTTATACAAACTAATATTGGAGATGATAGCAGTAAATATCTCAATCTAAATATTTCAGAATCAACTGCTTCAGAACCCTATATTGCCTATCAAACGTTTCTGTCTGGGAGTGAGCGTTTATTTGTGACTTATCCACTCAGTATTGATGGTAATAATCGTATCAACCAAATATCACCGTACGTTGCTCGAATTGCGAAAGATTTAAATATTTCTGTCCAATACCGGGCTGCAAATGTAACGGATGCAAGAGTACCTCTTAACTTTGCAGGTAATAAAGAACAAAATGTTGGTCAGCTTGTGCAGTTATTACGTGAGCAGCTAACGACTAATAAGAAAATGCCATTTTTATGGCGCCAGATTTTAACCTATCTGGCGAAGGACAAAAGCATCCAACCAGTTTTAACGGTTGTCTTTTCAAGTTTGAAGTATAAAAATACACCCGTTCAATTAACGGCAGAAATTGCTGAAAAATTATATGGAAAAGATTTATACTTATCGGTCTCACAACTTGAAAGTTACTACTTAGATGCTTACAGCCATTACTTGAAATATGGGTTACAACTGAAAGAAAGACAGAAGTATGAATTGAGTAACGCAGCTACCGGTGAATTTTATCACGAAGCATTGGAATTTATTGTTCGCGAATTGCGTGGGAAAGGAAAACTTTCTATTAGTCAGGTACAAGCGATTACGACAGCTATTTTAAAAGAATTATTTGGAATCTATAAGTATGAAATTCTCTCAAGTTCGAATCGCATGAAGTTTATTCAAGATCAATTAGCTGAAACCATTCAACATATGTCGCAAGTCATTACGAGCCAAGGTCGGTTAACAACTTTTGAAAATTTACGGACAGAAGCAACTTTTGGCTTATCTCAAGCCACGGATCAGCTAGAGGGGCTGACCTTTCCTCTGAAGCAAGGGCGCAGTATTAATATTCGGGGTAAGATTGACCGAATTGATCGCATTAAGTCAAAAGATAAACAGTTCTTAACCATTCTTGATTATAAATCAAGTCAGCATCGCTTCGATTTTAACGACGCTTATTATGGGCTAGCAATGCAGATGATAACCTATTTAGACGTTGCCATGGTGAACGCTAGTAAGCTCGTTAAAGGGCAAGCTTTGCCTGCTGGTGCTTTTTATTTACATGTTCAACATCCTTATTTAAAAGTACAAGAGCAGCCCACAGTAGAAGAATTAGAGGACTTTTTACTATCCAATAATAAATTAAAAGGCTTACTGGTTGCTGATAAGGAAATTACTGAGAGCGTCGATCCTTCCGTAACAGAAGGTGAGGCTTCTTTGGTACTACCTTTCCGCTACAATAAAAGTGGCGAATTTGGAAAAGTTGCCGATTTAATCCAAACGGATGAATTAGATCTACTGATTAAAAACAATCGACGCCGTATTGTCCAGGCAGGAAATCGCATCCTTTCTGGAGATTTACGAATGAATCCCATTAAAGGAAAAGCCTTTATCCCTACTGTCCAAGGTCCGTATCGTGCTATTTCACAGTTTGATAGTACCTTAAATGAAAATCGATACCGGCGCATTGAAAGACTAGATAAAGAAGCTGTTATAGAACTCTTAAGGTTTGAATTTGCTGAAGAGGATAATGATGAAGAAAAGGAAAGAGGTGAATAA
- the nusA gene encoding transcription termination factor NusA: protein MNKEMLNALDVLEKEKGISKEIVASALEAALVSAYKRNYGQAQNVEVEFNTDTGNINVYSVKEVVEMVFDSTLEVDIKDALEMNKAYEIGDKIRFEVTPKDFGRIAAQTAKQVIMQRIREAERSIIYDEFIAYENDILNGVVERQDSRYIYVNLGKIEAVLAKQEQIPGEEYQARDRIKVYVTKVENTSKGPQVFVSRSHPDLLKRLFEQEVPEIYDGVVEIVSIAREAGDRSKVAVRSRDENVDPVGTCVGPRGQRVQAIVNELRGENMDIVEWSEDPATYIGNALNPAQVVRVDFHPENNSCTVVVPDYQLSLAIGKKGQNARLAAKLTGYKIDIKSEADYNRLLIQSQQAIKEEPALVEELEEMTEADDIIKTEEIGEHIYNAEEVEEQISDIEADPEQDYSELLDEAGQ, encoded by the coding sequence ATGAATAAAGAGATGCTGAATGCTCTTGATGTATTAGAAAAAGAGAAAGGTATTTCTAAGGAAATCGTAGCAAGCGCACTGGAAGCGGCACTTGTATCAGCTTACAAGCGTAACTATGGTCAAGCCCAAAACGTTGAAGTAGAATTTAATACCGATACTGGTAATATTAACGTTTATTCTGTTAAGGAAGTTGTCGAGATGGTTTTTGATTCGACGCTAGAAGTTGACATAAAAGATGCCTTAGAAATGAATAAAGCTTATGAAATAGGCGATAAAATTCGCTTTGAAGTAACACCGAAAGACTTTGGACGGATTGCCGCTCAAACAGCCAAACAAGTCATTATGCAACGAATTCGTGAAGCAGAACGCAGCATTATTTATGATGAATTTATCGCTTATGAAAACGACATTTTAAACGGAGTGGTTGAACGTCAAGATTCACGTTATATTTATGTAAATCTAGGTAAAATTGAAGCAGTTCTTGCTAAACAGGAACAAATCCCCGGAGAAGAGTACCAAGCACGTGATCGTATAAAAGTCTATGTGACAAAGGTTGAAAACACCTCTAAGGGGCCACAAGTTTTTGTAAGTCGTAGCCATCCAGATTTATTAAAACGTTTATTCGAACAAGAAGTGCCTGAAATCTATGATGGCGTTGTTGAGATTGTCTCAATTGCTCGCGAAGCTGGCGATCGCTCAAAAGTAGCTGTTCGTTCACGCGACGAAAACGTTGACCCAGTTGGAACCTGCGTAGGACCACGTGGCCAGCGTGTACAAGCAATCGTTAACGAATTGCGTGGAGAAAATATGGATATTGTTGAGTGGAGTGAAGATCCAGCAACTTACATAGGGAATGCATTAAACCCAGCTCAAGTTGTTCGTGTGGATTTCCATCCAGAAAACAATAGCTGTACCGTTGTTGTTCCTGACTATCAATTGTCTTTAGCAATTGGAAAAAAAGGGCAAAATGCACGTTTAGCTGCTAAGCTAACCGGTTATAAAATCGATATCAAGTCAGAAGCCGACTACAATCGTTTACTTATTCAATCGCAACAAGCTATCAAGGAAGAACCTGCCTTAGTAGAAGAACTTGAAGAAATGACCGAAGCAGATGATATCATTAAGACAGAAGAAATCGGTGAACATATTTACAACGCTGAAGAGGTTGAAGAGCAAATTTCAGATATTGAAGCTGATCCTGAGCAAGATTACAGTGAGCTTTTAGATGAAGCTGGACAATAA